The Hymenobacter swuensis DY53 genome includes the window AGCGGCGTCCACCATCAGGGCCTTATCAGCCCCGGCGGGGCTTCGCTCGCCGGATTCCTCAGTTACGGCGGCGGGCGCAAACTCGTGGTCAGCAAAGGTGGCCGGGTCGGGGTTGGGGGCAGCCAGGGCCCGCTCGTAATCTGCCAGCACAGTGGCGCGGGCTTCGGCGGCCAGCTGCTGGAGCTCGTCCTCGGCAAAGCCCAGCGCCAGTAGCTGCTGATGGAAGCGCGGCAGCGGGTCCTGGAGGGTATGCTGGGCCAGGTTGTCGCCGCGGTACCACTCGCGGCGCACGCCGCTGGTGTGGTGGCCCAGCAGCGGGCACTTGGCATGCACCAGCACGGGGCCGCGGCGCTGGCGCACGTAATCGGCGGCCTGCTGCATCCCGGCGTAGCTGGCCAGGAAATCGGCCCCGTCGAACTGCAATCGGTGCAGCCCTTTAAAGCCGGCGGCAAACTCGTAGGCATCCATGGCGCGCATCTCGCGGCCGGTAGCCGAAATACCCCAGTCGTTGTCCTGCACTAGGTAAATAATGGGTAGCTGGTGCAGCGCGGCCATCTGCAGGGCCTCAGCCACTTCCCCTTCAGTCATGGCCCCGTCGCCGATGGAGCAGATTACGAGCGGCTTTGTGTTGGAATGAGGAATGGGATGGTCAGCAGTTGTCAACTGTTCATTACTCATTGCCGTCAGCCCTTGGCTTTCCAGGTACTTGAGGCCGTGAGCGGCACCGGTGGCCGGAATGGCCTGCATGCCGGTGGCGGAGCTTTGGTGCGGGATGGTGGGAAAACCGGCCCGGCGCAACGAGGGGTGGCTATAATACGTGCGGCCGCCCGAGAACGGGTCGTCGCGCTTAGCCATAAGCTGGAGCATCAGCTCGTAGGGTGTCAGGCCCATGCCCAGCAGCATAGCATCGTCGCGGTAGTAGGGCGCGGCGTAATCCTGGGGGCCGAGGTGAAAAGCGGCGGCCAGTTGAATGGCCTCGTGGCCCCGGGCGGTGGCGTGTACGTAGCGGGCCGTGACGGCCTTATTTTCTTCGTAGAGGCGGGCCAGCTCGTCGGCAGTACGCATCAGGCGGTAGGCCCGGCGCAGGGTTTCCGTATTGGGGCGGGGGGCAGTAAACTCAGTTTCCGGCAAAACAGCGGTTTCAGTAGTCATGTGCGGGTGGTGGGTGCTGGGGCGAAGGTACGCAATGCCGGTGATGAGGAAAGAAGGCGCAGCCCTGTGCCAAGCAAGCCTCCGTCCTCCGCAAAAAAACCCGGCAGAGTGCTACTGCCGGGTTGTCTTCTACCTACTTCTTTTCGCCTTAACCTACAGGCGGCGGCCCAGCGTGAGGCTATACGTCGAGCTACGCGTGTTGCCGCTGATGCCGTTTTGCAGGGTGGCTTTGCCTCCCACGCGCCACTGCTGCTTTTCACCCAACGCCACATCTACATTCAGCGACAACAGTCCCCCCCCGTGAAAGCCTTTCTGAGAGGCCAGCTCATACTCCGTTACCTGCCCGTTTACCCCCCGCAAGTAGGAGTTGCTGTTCCGGCGATAATACCCAAAAAAGCCGCCGGCCCCCAACCCCACATTCACCCGGTGGTCGTTGCCGAAAGGATAAAACACCACTTCCTGCTCCAAATATCCGGCCCGGTAGTTCTGGTTGGGCAGTTGCGTTTCGAGGCCAGAGGAAGGCTTGCCTACTATGCCTACTACCCGACTGGCTAACCCGATTTTCCGGCTCAGCATCGGCGCAAACTCCGCACTCAGACGAGTACAGGGGTAATAGCCGTAGATATCGTGCGCCGTACCTACCCCCAGGCGCACGTAAGCCGGACGACCGGCAGTGACGGGGGCCGTCTGTGCCCGGGCTATGCTCCCCAGGGCCAGCTGCCCCAGCAGTAACGCACTAACCGTTTGTTTTTTTGCCATGATATGGTTGCTATAAATGTACGTTCCCAGGAGCTACACCAGGGTACAGGCGTTGCATGGTAGTAGGCGCGGGTGGTATTTATTCAGATAATAAAAACGATGTTTCTGCCAAACTCCTTTGCCTGATTTAGTTAACAGCCTGCAGAAACGTCCTTTGCCAGAAACGAAGCGGTACATTTTCCGAGGAACAGCTCCTGTTTTGGCACAGCGTGCCCAGCCCCGTATTTTTGTCCCATGCCTGCTCCCCTGCATTTCTCGTCCGCCACCGAAGCCGATCTGCCTGCCCTCAACTACCTCGTCAACCGCGCCTACCGGGGCGAGGCCTCCGAGCAGGGCTGGACCACTGAAGCCCACCTGCTGGCCGGCCAGCGCACCGACGAAGCCGACCTGCGCACCCAGCTCCAGACGCCCGGCGTCACGTTCCTCTTGGCTCGCACCGAGGCCGGTGAGTTGATCGGCAGCGTGTTCCTGCAGCCCCAGGCGGACGATTTGTACCTGGGCATGCTGTCAGTGGAGCCCACGCGACAGGCGCAGGGAATTGGCCGGCAGTTGGTGGCGGCGGCCGAGGAGTTTGCCCGCCACCAGAGCTGCACCGGCATCCGCATCACCGTTATTTCGGTGCGACAGGAGCTGTTGGCCTGGTACGAGCGGCTGGGCTTCCGGCCCACCGGCGAAACCGTGGATTTCCCCACCGATACCCGGTTCGGCATTCCGCGCCAGACGGAGCCACTGGTACTGCTGGTGCTGCGGAAGGTGCTGTAAGCCTTTGGCTTTTTCATTCCGAATGCAGTAAGGATTCTGAACTGCCCCGATAGGTACCTGACCCAGATTCCCCACTGCGTTCGGAATGCCAGTAAAGTATTAGACTGGGTCTGAAAACGCCAAAACGGTCATGCTGAGCTTGTCGAAGTATCTCTACCGCGTTGTTAAATAACTCTGACAACGCGGTAGAGATACTTCGACAAGCTCAGCATGATGTTCAACGAGCTTCGACCGACTTTTCAGACAGAGCTTAATCAAACGCCCACCACGCCTCCCGTTTTGGCGGCGTGCCCAGCGTGTAGGGCTCCCCGATGCGCGGCACCGTTACGGGCAACCCTGCGGCGTCGGCGGCTTGTAAAACCAGCTGAATCGGCTCGTTCCAGGGGTGGTAGGCCAGCGTGAACTTGGCCCAGTGGACCGGCAGCAGCAGCTTGGCGCCCAGATCTTGGGCTGCCCGAGCGGTTTCTTCGGGCAGGCAGTGGATGGCGTGCCAGCTCAGGTTGTACTGGCCGTTTTCGAGCAGGGCCACGTCGAACGGGCCGTACTGCTCCCCAATGGCCCGAAAGTGCGGCCCGTAGCCACTATCCCCGCCCAGAAACAGCCGCGCCCCGGGCAACTCCAGCACGTAGGAGGCCCAGAGGGTCTGGCGGGCGGCTAGGCTGCGGCCCGACATATGCTGGGCCGGCGTGGCGGTGAGGTGTACGCCCGGCAGCGGCTCGGCGGTATCGTGCCAGTTCAGCTCCGTAAGCTGCTCCGGCGCGTAGCCCCAGGCCCGCAGGTGCCCGCTCACGCCCAGCGGCGTAATAACGTGCTGTACTTTCTCGCGCAGCGCCCGCACGGTGGCGTAGTCGAGGTGGTCATAATGGTCGTGGGTAAGCACCAGCACGTCGATGGGCGGCAGATCAGCTACCTGGTAGGCATCGGAGCCGGGGTAGGCCTTCACAGCGAAGGAAACCGGCGAAGCGGCCCCACTGAATACCGGATCTACCAGGATGTTGCGCCCATCGGCCTGAATCAGATAGGAAGAGTGACCAAACCAGATGATGGTGGGCAGTTCCGAAGCCGGGTGATGCAAATCGGTTTGCAGGGTGGGCAGCGGCCGGGACGGCGTGACGGTGCGGGGCTTGCGCAGAAAGTCGCGCAGCATTTTGCCCATGGGCGCATCAGTGGGCCGGAAGCTGACGCCGCCCAGGTTCTCGAACCGGCCGTTCTGGTAGTTGGTAAGGCCGAGAAACCGGCGCTGAATGTTGCGGGTGGGATTTTTCCCGAATACGTGGAGCATAAGTCTGGCAGCCCGAAGGAGGCTGGTAGCCAACAGGACGAATTCGGCGCAGATTTACCTTACGCTCCTGACTGCACAACGACGCCACAACAGCAGCCGGCGGCCACCGGCCCGCCGGCTAGCCGCCGCCAGCCCGGCGGCGCAGCTACGGGAAATCTTTACCTTTACCGAATCAAAAACAGCAGCGGCGCTGACTTTCGCCAGTTTTTAGCTTCTTCTGCCGGCCGAAGTTTGTCCCGAACTTACCCCTGCTGTTATGCTTTCTATGCTCACCTCCGCCCCTACCACGTTCCCCGCGCCCACCGCGCAGCCCCGATTCCGCGACACCGTGGAGGCCTGGATGCGCCAGTTTCAGGACTGGCTCTGCCAGCAACTGGAAGCCACCGACGGGCCGGGCCGCTTCCGTGAGGACGCCTGGCAGCACCACAGCGGCGGCGGGGGTCGCAGCCGCATCCTCACCGAAGGCGCCATCATTGAGAAAGGTGGGGTGAATTTCTCGGCCGTGGAGGGCCAGATGAGCGAGCAGGCCGCCCGCGTGCTGCTCATGCCCGACCCGAATTACTTTGCCACCGGCGTATCGGTGGTGCAGCACCCGCGCAGTCCCCGGGTGCCCATCTCGCACATGAACGTGCGCTACTTCGAGGCCGGCAACGGCGAAGCTTGGTTTGGCGGCGGACTTGATCTGACGCCGATTTACGTGGATCTGGAGCAGGCCCGCTGGTTTCACACCCAGATTGCCGAGGTGTGCCAGCGCCACAGCCCGGCCTACTACGAGCGGTTCAAGCAGTGGGCCGATGAATACTTTTACATTCCGCACCGCCAGGAAACGCGCGGCATCGGCGGCATCTTCTTCGATAGGCTGCTAGTGGGCAAAGAGGCCGACGCCGACAGCCTGTTCGCCTTTGTGCGCGACGTGGCCGAGGTGTACGGCCGCTCCTACACGGAGCTGCTGCGCCGCAACGCCGACCTGCCTTACACTGAGCAGCAGAAACAATGGCAGCTGGTGCGCCGGGGCCGCTACGCCGAGTTTAACCTGGCCATCGACCGGGGCACGCGCTTCGGGCTGGAAACCGGGGGCCGCACCGAGAGCATCCTGATGAGCCTGCCGCCCCAGTGCGAGTGGCACTACAACCTCCAACCCGAGCCCGGCTCGCCCGAAGCGCACACCCAGCAGTGGCTGCGCAAAGGCGTGAACTGGCTCACCGAACCGCCCACCGCCGCTTGCTGAAGCAACTCGATGCCCTGGACCGTTGGCTGCTGGTAGCCGCCAACTCCCACCGCACGCCCAAGCTGGACGCGTGGATGGTGTTTTTCACGGAACGCTTCGTGTGGTTTCCGGCCTACCTGGTGCTGCTGGTGGTGCTGGCGTACCTGTACGGCCGCCGCGCCCGGCTGCTGGTGCCGCTGCTGGGCCTGAGCGTAGCCCTGGCCGACGGCATCTCCAGCCGCTTCTTCAAGCCCTACTTCGCCCGCCTGCGCCCCTGCCACGACCCCGACCTCTCGGCCACCCTGAACTTGGTGAACGGCTGCGGCGGACAGTTCGGCTTTATTTCCTCGCACGCGGCCAATTCCTTTGCCCTGGCCGTGTTTGTAGCCCTGGTATTGCCCCGCCGCTACCGCGTGGCCAAGTGGATGCTGTTCATCTGGGCCAGCCTGGTGAGCTACAGCCGCATCTACCTGGCCGCCCACTTCCCCTCCGATGTGCTGGCCGGCGCTTTGCTCGGCTCCGGCCTGGCCTGGCTCTGCGCCTGGGCCTATGAGCGGCTGGCGGTGCGTTGGTTCGGCTCGGCAGAACCGTCAGCAGTGTAGGTCAGGTGCCGAATCATCCGGACGCAGCCGATAAGCCAGTACAGGTATACGGTGGACAGGAAAGATACAGCAACTGGGTTATTACCAAAGAAAATACCAGCCAATCCATACAAGTGAAAGTGGGTGAAGACATTCATCAATTCGGAGTTATAAAAAACAGAATGTATGTGCCAATCCTCAGAGAAATAGAAGTGTAAGAGTGCTCCTAATTTGCTGGCAATAACCCCAATTGCTATCCACCAAAACACCCGTTTTTCGGTATAGCTAATAGTAAATAACAGTAGGTACACAAGTGCGTGAAGCCGGGCCGCACGTACGTAATGGCCGAATATCCTAGAAAAATCCGAATACGAATCATAATGTGGGTAATACCGTAGCAGCATGTCCACCCATCCCAACAATACAATAACACCCAGCACCATCCACCAGCGGCGGAGATACGTGAGTTGCTGGGACAGCGGGGCTATTTCTAGATATCGACGTAACGGCATTCCGCACACGCGTTATAGTTGATTTCATATTGAAAGCTCCCTGCGCCGGCTAACCACACTTGTTAGTAGCCGGCGCAGGGCGCTTAAGCTAATTACTCAAATAGGCCACTGAATGGTTCTGTGTCGTGCCTAAGCGGCCATCTTCTACTTCCCCAGCAGCTTGGCCACGTACTTGCCCACGATATCGAACTCCAGGTTTACCTGGTGGCCGGGGCGCAGGTCCTGGAAGGTGGT containing:
- a CDS encoding alpha-ketoacid dehydrogenase subunit alpha/beta, whose amino-acid sequence is MTTETAVLPETEFTAPRPNTETLRRAYRLMRTADELARLYEENKAVTARYVHATARGHEAIQLAAAFHLGPQDYAAPYYRDDAMLLGMGLTPYELMLQLMAKRDDPFSGGRTYYSHPSLRRAGFPTIPHQSSATGMQAIPATGAAHGLKYLESQGLTAMSNEQLTTADHPIPHSNTKPLVICSIGDGAMTEGEVAEALQMAALHQLPIIYLVQDNDWGISATGREMRAMDAYEFAAGFKGLHRLQFDGADFLASYAGMQQAADYVRQRRGPVLVHAKCPLLGHHTSGVRREWYRGDNLAQHTLQDPLPRFHQQLLALGFAEDELQQLAAEARATVLADYERALAAPNPDPATFADHEFAPAAVTEESGERSPAGADKALMVDAALHAVDDILRDFPEALFYGQDVGGELGGVFREAALLAKKYGDARVFNTPIQEAYIVGSTAGMSAVGAKAIVEIQFADYVWPGLNQLVEELSKSCYLSNGQFPVQSLIRIPVGAYGGGGPYHSGSIESTLLTIRGIKVVYPSNAADMKGLMRAAFLDPNPVIMLEHKGLYWSKVAGTEDAKTVEPAAGYVLPLGKAAVAQEAAPDKLRNGETCVVITYGMGVHWAKTASRQFPGQVEILDLRTLNPLDWEAVQAAVRRHGKALVLTEEPLLNSFAESLAGRIQRHCFRQLDAPVFTLGAANLPAIALNVELEKQMLPNSEKVAGVLNELLAY
- a CDS encoding GNAT family N-acetyltransferase, producing the protein MPAPLHFSSATEADLPALNYLVNRAYRGEASEQGWTTEAHLLAGQRTDEADLRTQLQTPGVTFLLARTEAGELIGSVFLQPQADDLYLGMLSVEPTRQAQGIGRQLVAAAEEFARHQSCTGIRITVISVRQELLAWYERLGFRPTGETVDFPTDTRFGIPRQTEPLVLLVLRKVL
- a CDS encoding phosphatase PAP2 family protein gives rise to the protein MLKQLDALDRWLLVAANSHRTPKLDAWMVFFTERFVWFPAYLVLLVVLAYLYGRRARLLVPLLGLSVALADGISSRFFKPYFARLRPCHDPDLSATLNLVNGCGGQFGFISSHAANSFALAVFVALVLPRRYRVAKWMLFIWASLVSYSRIYLAAHFPSDVLAGALLGSGLAWLCAWAYERLAVRWFGSAEPSAV
- the hemF gene encoding oxygen-dependent coproporphyrinogen oxidase, coding for MLSMLTSAPTTFPAPTAQPRFRDTVEAWMRQFQDWLCQQLEATDGPGRFREDAWQHHSGGGGRSRILTEGAIIEKGGVNFSAVEGQMSEQAARVLLMPDPNYFATGVSVVQHPRSPRVPISHMNVRYFEAGNGEAWFGGGLDLTPIYVDLEQARWFHTQIAEVCQRHSPAYYERFKQWADEYFYIPHRQETRGIGGIFFDRLLVGKEADADSLFAFVRDVAEVYGRSYTELLRRNADLPYTEQQKQWQLVRRGRYAEFNLAIDRGTRFGLETGGRTESILMSLPPQCEWHYNLQPEPGSPEAHTQQWLRKGVNWLTEPPTAAC
- a CDS encoding MBL fold metallo-hydrolase; the protein is MLHVFGKNPTRNIQRRFLGLTNYQNGRFENLGGVSFRPTDAPMGKMLRDFLRKPRTVTPSRPLPTLQTDLHHPASELPTIIWFGHSSYLIQADGRNILVDPVFSGAASPVSFAVKAYPGSDAYQVADLPPIDVLVLTHDHYDHLDYATVRALREKVQHVITPLGVSGHLRAWGYAPEQLTELNWHDTAEPLPGVHLTATPAQHMSGRSLAARQTLWASYVLELPGARLFLGGDSGYGPHFRAIGEQYGPFDVALLENGQYNLSWHAIHCLPEETARAAQDLGAKLLLPVHWAKFTLAYHPWNEPIQLVLQAADAAGLPVTVPRIGEPYTLGTPPKREAWWAFD